One genomic window of Corynebacterium diphtheriae includes the following:
- a CDS encoding acetolactate synthase large subunit has translation MLQHVSPRNYYKELDVVAASTQPNQPTPATLARRAQVLKPERMTGADAIVRSLEELGIDMVFGLPGGAVLPLYDSLYASTKLRHVLVRHEQGAGHAATGYAQATGKVGVCIATSGPGATNLVTPIADAHLDSVPLVAITGQVGRSLLGSDAFQEADIRGITMPVTKHNFMVTDVNMIPQAIAEAFYLAASGRPGPVLVDIPKDIQQAEIDFHWPPTIDLPGYRPVTTPHSRPVEQAAKMISQARRPVLYVGGGVIKANASQELQAFAEHTGIPVVTTLMALGAFPGSHELNMGMPGMHGTVPAVGALQKSDLLITIGARFDDRVTGALASFAPGAKVIHADIDPAEIGKIRAVDVPIVGDAQEVLTALLNVYKDLDLPQPRHERWLRYLNGLKSNYPRGWEKSDDGMIEPQAVIRALAKTVGTDAIYAAGVGQHQMWSAQFLDFEKPRTWLNSGGLGTMGYSVPAALGAKAGCPDKEVWAIDGDGCFQMTNQELATAAVEGMPIKVALINNGNLGMVRQWQTLFYDGNYSNTKLRNQGQYMPDFVMLAESLGCAAFRVTEETDIVPTIEKARAINDRPVVIDFIVGEDAQVWPMVAAGHSNSDIEYAHGLRPLFDGESSAAETPEDIDDVIDEATLLALEAQKRHLEPKENI, from the coding sequence AATTACTACAAGGAGCTTGATGTCGTGGCAGCCTCCACTCAGCCCAATCAGCCCACACCAGCGACGTTAGCCCGACGTGCGCAGGTATTAAAGCCGGAGCGAATGACCGGTGCAGACGCAATCGTGCGATCGTTGGAAGAACTCGGAATCGACATGGTCTTTGGCCTTCCAGGCGGCGCTGTTTTGCCTCTTTATGACTCGTTGTATGCATCGACCAAATTGCGTCACGTTCTTGTACGTCATGAACAAGGCGCAGGTCATGCCGCAACTGGATATGCACAAGCTACTGGAAAAGTGGGTGTGTGTATTGCAACGTCGGGTCCAGGTGCAACGAACCTTGTAACGCCTATCGCGGATGCGCACTTGGATTCGGTGCCACTTGTCGCTATCACCGGACAGGTTGGGCGCTCCCTCTTGGGGTCTGATGCTTTCCAAGAAGCCGATATTCGTGGTATTACGATGCCGGTTACTAAGCACAACTTCATGGTTACGGATGTCAACATGATTCCGCAGGCGATCGCAGAGGCATTTTATCTGGCGGCTTCCGGTCGGCCAGGACCGGTGCTTGTCGACATTCCCAAGGATATTCAGCAGGCTGAGATCGACTTCCATTGGCCTCCAACTATTGATTTGCCAGGTTATCGTCCGGTGACTACTCCGCATAGTCGACCTGTTGAACAAGCAGCCAAGATGATTTCACAAGCTCGTAGGCCTGTTCTATATGTCGGTGGTGGCGTTATTAAGGCGAATGCTTCTCAAGAACTTCAAGCATTTGCTGAACACACTGGAATTCCAGTTGTTACTACTTTGATGGCATTGGGTGCGTTCCCTGGCTCGCATGAGCTCAATATGGGCATGCCTGGAATGCACGGAACCGTTCCAGCTGTGGGAGCTTTGCAAAAGAGCGATCTTCTCATCACTATCGGCGCGCGTTTCGACGATCGTGTCACGGGTGCACTGGCATCATTTGCTCCTGGCGCAAAAGTTATTCACGCTGATATTGATCCTGCGGAAATCGGCAAGATCAGAGCAGTTGATGTTCCAATTGTTGGTGACGCTCAAGAAGTTTTGACCGCGTTGCTTAATGTCTACAAAGACTTGGATCTGCCACAGCCTCGGCATGAGCGTTGGCTGCGATACCTCAATGGTTTGAAGAGCAATTATCCGCGTGGTTGGGAAAAGTCTGACGACGGCATGATTGAGCCGCAGGCGGTTATTAGGGCGCTTGCTAAGACGGTTGGTACTGATGCGATTTATGCTGCAGGTGTTGGACAGCATCAAATGTGGTCTGCACAGTTCCTTGACTTTGAAAAGCCACGTACGTGGCTCAATTCTGGCGGCTTGGGCACGATGGGTTATTCGGTTCCCGCAGCCCTAGGTGCTAAGGCTGGTTGCCCAGACAAAGAAGTTTGGGCAATTGATGGCGATGGTTGCTTCCAAATGACTAATCAAGAGCTTGCGACGGCAGCTGTGGAGGGCATGCCGATCAAAGTAGCCCTTATTAATAACGGCAATCTAGGCATGGTGCGCCAGTGGCAAACGCTCTTCTATGACGGTAACTATTCAAATACCAAGCTCCGCAATCAGGGGCAGTATATGCCGGACTTCGTGATGCTGGCGGAATCTTTGGGCTGTGCAGCTTTCCGTGTGACGGAGGAGACTGACATCGTTCCGACGATTGAAAAAGCACGAGCGATTAACGACCGCCCCGTGGTGATCGATTTTATTGTTGGTGAAGATGCACAAGTGTGGCCAATGGTTGCAGCAGGACATTCCAATTCTGACATTGAATATGCTCATGGGCTCCGTCCGCTTTTCGACGGAGAAAGCTCTGCTGCTGAGACTCCAGAGGATATCGACGATGTTATTGATGAGGCAACGCTTCTCGCACTTGAGGCGCAAAAACGTCACCTAGAACCTAAAGAAAATATCTAG
- the ilvN gene encoding acetolactate synthase small subunit codes for MQQQETFRHILSVLVQDVDGIISRVSAMFTRRSFSLVSFVSGKTEMHGINRITIVVDASTQDIEQITKQLNKLIPVLKVVRLDEDVTVARALMLVKVSADASNRPQVVDAAKIFRAHVVDVAPDSVVIEATGNKGKLRALLDVLEPFGIRELISSGQIALNRGSKTMAPQSSRS; via the coding sequence ATGCAACAGCAAGAAACGTTTCGGCACATCCTCAGTGTTCTGGTTCAGGATGTTGATGGCATTATCTCTCGTGTATCTGCAATGTTTACGCGACGTAGTTTTAGTCTTGTTTCCTTCGTGTCTGGCAAGACTGAAATGCATGGAATCAACAGAATCACCATTGTTGTGGATGCAAGTACACAAGATATTGAGCAGATCACCAAGCAGCTTAATAAGTTGATTCCAGTGTTGAAAGTGGTGCGCCTTGATGAGGACGTTACTGTAGCGCGTGCATTAATGCTGGTGAAAGTATCGGCCGATGCGTCTAATCGTCCCCAAGTAGTTGATGCTGCCAAAATTTTCCGTGCGCATGTTGTCGACGTCGCCCCAGATTCGGTGGTTATTGAGGCAACCGGCAATAAAGGTAAGTTGCGCGCATTGCTTGACGTCTTGGAGCCTTTTGGAATCAGGGAATTGATCTCTTCTGGTCAGATCGCACTGAACCGAGGATCAAAGACAATGGCACCGCAAAGTTCACGTTCCTAG
- the ilvC gene encoding ketol-acid reductoisomerase: MAIELLYDVDADLSIIQGRKVAVIGYGSQGHAHAQCLRDSGVEVVIGLREGSKSAEKAQEAGFEVKSNADAAAWADVIMLLAPDTSQAEIFTHDIEPNLKDGDALLFGHGLNIHFELIKPAANITVGMVAPKGPGHLVRRQFVDGKGVPCLIAIAQDPKGEGKNLALSYAAAIGGARAGVIPTTFREETETDLFGEQVVLCGGLEHLMMKGFEVLTEAGYAPEMAYFEVLHEMKLIVDLIWEGGIENMNYSISETAELGGYVAGPRIITPEVKENMKAVLADIQSGKFVRDMVADVEAGQPELKRYREEIAAHPIGATGSKLRDLMSWVKNPLDETA; this comes from the coding sequence ATGGCTATCGAACTTCTTTATGATGTAGATGCAGACCTGTCGATCATCCAAGGCCGTAAAGTTGCCGTGATTGGCTACGGCTCTCAAGGTCATGCTCACGCGCAGTGCCTGCGTGATTCCGGTGTTGAGGTTGTTATCGGTTTGCGTGAAGGCTCTAAGTCTGCCGAAAAGGCGCAGGAGGCAGGTTTTGAGGTTAAGTCCAACGCCGATGCGGCTGCGTGGGCAGATGTTATCATGCTGCTCGCTCCGGACACCTCTCAAGCAGAGATCTTTACCCATGATATTGAGCCAAATCTTAAAGACGGCGATGCCTTGCTGTTCGGACATGGTCTGAACATCCACTTCGAGCTAATCAAGCCTGCTGCCAATATTACCGTTGGTATGGTTGCTCCTAAGGGGCCTGGTCATTTGGTTCGTCGTCAATTCGTTGACGGCAAAGGTGTGCCATGCTTGATTGCCATCGCTCAGGATCCAAAGGGTGAGGGTAAGAATCTTGCGTTGTCCTATGCTGCTGCTATCGGTGGTGCACGTGCTGGTGTTATTCCTACAACCTTCCGTGAAGAAACCGAAACTGACTTGTTTGGTGAGCAGGTTGTCCTTTGTGGCGGCCTTGAGCACCTGATGATGAAAGGCTTTGAGGTTTTGACTGAAGCCGGCTATGCGCCAGAGATGGCATACTTTGAGGTTCTTCATGAGATGAAGCTCATTGTTGACCTCATCTGGGAGGGCGGCATTGAGAACATGAACTACTCGATCTCGGAGACTGCCGAGTTGGGTGGTTATGTTGCTGGTCCTCGCATTATCACTCCTGAGGTCAAGGAGAATATGAAGGCTGTGTTGGCTGATATCCAGTCGGGCAAGTTTGTCCGTGACATGGTTGCTGATGTTGAAGCTGGTCAGCCTGAGCTCAAGCGTTACCGTGAAGAGATCGCCGCGCATCCAATCGGGGCTACGGGATCGAAACTGCGTGATCTGATGAGCTGGGTAAAGAATCCGCTCGATGAGACTGCCTAG
- a CDS encoding cation diffusion facilitator family transporter: protein MKIWAMLHHMSNHHHDHHNHHDHHHGAPSSSRALLLVAGLTFAFFIVELVGGALAKSLALMSDALHMLSDSTGLIIALIAVVIGRRKATSQATYGYKRIEVLAALVNALSVTFITGWIVLEAIRRLSSHTVIDTRTTMVIAIIGLVFNIVGAVVLHGHSHEGVNVKGAYLHILVDLGGSVAVIVSSLLIMTTGWMWCDTAVSVLLAVIILPRSLSLVRSTLGILMERVPKTVDVETIRSRIAQIDGVGGVHDVHVWSIDGQQDIATVHVVVDENVNVKDCTTLDRIQKVFHDAGIDHVTVQLEHDTHMSHELPCQH from the coding sequence ATGAAAATATGGGCTATGCTGCACCATATGAGCAACCATCACCATGACCACCATAACCACCATGACCATCACCACGGAGCACCGTCGAGTAGCCGTGCTTTGTTGCTGGTTGCCGGCCTTACATTCGCCTTCTTCATTGTTGAGCTCGTCGGTGGTGCACTAGCCAAATCTTTGGCTTTGATGTCTGATGCCCTGCATATGCTGTCAGACTCCACGGGACTTATCATCGCACTTATTGCGGTTGTGATTGGGCGGAGAAAGGCTACGTCGCAAGCAACCTATGGATATAAACGCATTGAAGTTTTAGCAGCCTTGGTCAATGCTTTATCCGTTACCTTTATTACTGGGTGGATTGTCCTCGAGGCTATCCGCAGGCTTTCATCGCATACTGTGATCGATACGAGAACCACAATGGTTATTGCCATAATCGGACTCGTATTCAACATAGTGGGGGCGGTGGTCCTTCATGGACACAGCCATGAAGGGGTTAACGTCAAAGGCGCTTACCTTCATATTTTGGTGGACCTGGGAGGCTCGGTCGCGGTCATCGTTTCGTCGTTGCTGATTATGACTACAGGCTGGATGTGGTGCGATACGGCTGTGTCGGTATTGCTCGCAGTAATAATTTTGCCGCGTTCCTTGTCCTTAGTTCGTTCTACGCTGGGTATTTTGATGGAACGAGTTCCCAAGACTGTCGATGTTGAGACAATTCGATCACGGATTGCGCAAATTGATGGAGTAGGCGGCGTTCACGACGTTCATGTTTGGTCAATTGATGGACAACAAGACATAGCAACGGTCCACGTTGTGGTCGATGAGAACGTCAACGTTAAAGATTGCACGACTCTAGATCGGATACAAAAAGTCTTTCACGATGCAGGCATTGACCATGTCACAGTGCAGCTGGAACATGATACGCACATGAGTCATGAGTTACCTTGCCAACATTAG